The following is a genomic window from Vitis vinifera cultivar Pinot Noir 40024 chromosome 6, ASM3070453v1.
agataattaaaacaaataaaagtaaaataaatatgtgaacttaaaaaaattaattatttttaactttaagtcgtaccattaaattatttaaccaaacatacttaatttacttaatcacttaaattaaattattaaattactttaagttattaaattagtttACTACACAGCCTCTTAGTGTAtgtataaatcaatttaaagaaTATATTGTAAGTTGCATTCAATGAAGTTTTTGTAAGGGATTCAACATGAATAAGCTTAGCATCAACTTAAAATTACAAATCATGTtagttgaaaaatattattaaaatataaaataattattaactataatttagaaataaaatcaaattataatgaATTTGATTgtcaaaataaatcaaaattcattttatttgaaatctatttgataattaaattcatcataattatctttcatattaatataaattaggtgaagtaaatttataaatgatgaaaaaaaatttcttttttattagtctaagaaaaatagaaatctAAACATAATTATAGTAGAATATTAATCATATCGAAGAGAACCCATcgctaaaaaaatttaataaaatatcaaatacaaaattacgATAAAATcatcttaattaaattaaattttataatacatattaaatttaaataagattaattttataaacaataaaattaaaggtAAAAACACAATCAAAACACTTACAATGCACAAGAAGAATACAAGGATTCCTTTTCTTCTGCTGCCTTCAAACCCAATTATGTACTCATGTACATTCGCGGGGATAGCTCAGTTGGGAGAGCGTCAGACTGAAGATCTGAAGGTCGCGTGTTCGATCCACGCTCACCGCATTTTTACGTCTTTTACCGTCAATAACCAAATCTCTGCTAGGCATTCCATCGAACATTTTCCTTGCACCCCCAATTTTCCCAACTTCTGCTTACATCCTAATAACATCGGTGCCTAGAAAAGCATCCAAATTTGAACAAACCTTAACAATATCTGCATGCACTGGTTGCCCAAATCCCAAATCACAACAAGGAATAACAATAGAATACGTGAAACCATCAGGCCTAACAGAAGTGCATGCAATGCATTTTCATGAATGGGTCAAAGCTTCTCCCAATTTATGGCTTTTAACACACCCAGATAAAACTATATTCCATGAATGGCAGTCCCTTTGGGAGGTTCCATCAAAGAGCTTAATAGCTTCAGAGACTAAACCAAATTTGAAGTAGCCTGATAAGATGGTGTTATATGAAACCACACTGGGTTGCGGCATAAGTGAAGAAGCTTGTGGGCTCCAGACAAGGCTTGGGATTGATGCAGGCCTGAAGGAGGATGTTGCATTGATAGACATGGGCAATCAGCCCTTCTTTGAGAAGGGAAGCATGGAGGACTAGTGCCTTGTACACGTGGGTATAGCTCAATTTTTGAACCATAGGGTTTAAACAGTCGAATTTTGTACAAAATTGATGTGTGCGTACTAAACCTTAAGggtataaatgaaattaattatattttaaaatttggatgtgTCAAAGGAATTAAAGACTGGATacgaaaatatatttatttcccAATATTTGGTTATTTGATATAAGGATTAGATAAAAGCAatgaataattataatttatccaattgaaaaatattaaaaatattgacaaaaaaaaaattatcaaaagaatttaatgaattttttcaaaataattttaaaaaatagtgagaaatgtcaataaaaattttaataattctttttaaaataaattcaacaatttcactaataaatttttagaatttgttttgaaataattaaatataaatcacttgagacataaatattttattgaaaaagttATCTGTCACAGgataacataaattaatataataccATATTTAAAACTTAGGTATTCAATTGTAAATTAATAACCGaccaaactttaaaaaatttaaggccatgtttggttcccaaaaaatattaagaaaagaaaaaaaaatgattttttttcatgtttagttctcctataaaaaatatggaagaaaataaaatataattaaaacgaGTTAAAAtgatatgtatttttaaattatttaatttttatattgatgaattaaaataaataaaatgaatttgaaatagtaaataaaaataatttattaatttttaatctattttttattttccttctacttttcctttgtattttctttctcttatatttttcctcaaattttgtGAGAACCAAACCAAACATagacatttaaaaattttcaaaatcaaactaGAAATAACTCATCCTAAgaacaaatttaataaaatattaaatatttaaatgaaattaaaatttatcattataaaaagaaaaaatagataataGAATCCAAAATTGATATCAACCACCACCATTTGGGATGATAcataaatattgaataattaaaaaaaaaacaaattgatttagaaaataatacaattttCTACCATATTTAAGTGAAGCTTCCATAAATCAAAagggagaaagaaagaaagaaatcatatCAAATCTACCACTAAACTAAATCATAATTAGTAACATATTAGACACCAAAATTATAAAAGCCATGACAATGAGACTTTAACTCCTCCTAACAGCAAAAACTTTATTACTGCGAGGGTGAAACTAGGCTCCCTGTATAGACATAAACTTGTGTTGTATCCATCTGAAGACCGCCGCTGAGAATCTGTATGCATCTTAGACCATTGATCTTTGAATTGTAAGCCACCAACGTCTCATAGTGTTTCAGCAATATTTCACCATCTTCCATTAGACCTACCACTTCAATGTATTCATTAATAGGCACTCCATGTGGTGGTTTTATGTCAATTCTATACTCTCTCACCCACTCTTTCTTCTCGTAATCCTTCAACTTCCATATCTCAATGTGTGTACCCAATGAAAAATCAACCATACCCAGATAGCCTCTCAGGTCGACCAACTCAAACCACTTTGAAACTTTTGAGGAGAATTCTTGATGAGGGATTGACTTAAATTCCTCTTGTCTGAAGTCAAAAGAAATCACCATGCTCTTCAAATCATCAGGACTGAATTCATGGTTAACCAGCCAGTGCAGCGCACCATTTGCATATACACCCTTTTTATAAAGAGGATAACAAGGAACTTGGCTGATCTCTCTCCATGAGCTTGTGGTTCCCATTGTATATACCTCAGCACCCAACTGGTACCCTTGGTTGGCCCGATCAAAATCCCGAAAAAATACGCGAACAATCTTATACCTTTTAGTTGAAGAATCAAACCCCAATCCATACCTGTCCAAGTGTGGCCAGCGGGACACGATTATGGACCGTGGCAGCATGAGAGGCTCTCCTTTGAGAGGATTAGATACAAAGGCTTCCTCCTCTTTGCCACATTTTACAAAGCAAAGTAAACCGTGGCAGGAATTCTCCAAGTCATACCTCCCTCTGTTGGGAAACTCAAGAATAGCCTTGGGAGACCGGTAATGTTCTTTCATCAACTGCAGGCTGCTCTTTCTATGCTTGGCATGAAACCAATGGATTAAAACCAGAGCTTCTTCACGAGTAGTGGCTTGAGCTAAGTGCATGTTGGGAAGACAAGGGTCGTCAATCAAGTTGCACCATTGTTTACATACACGGCTTAATTGGAAAAGCCACCTTATGGGTATTCTTGAAAAGATCTCCAAGATAAGCTCTCTTGGAATTTTTTCATTCATGATTCCTGTTTTTCCATGGCTTATGAGCTAAGcctttacatatatataaagagggagagagggagagagggagagatgtTACTAGTTGTAGTTGCCTTTCTTTGAAGTCTATTAGGATTAGGAAACACAGGATCGGGGTAGTTGCCTTATTTGTGAAGGAGTTCTATTTGCAAAGACGTTGTAGGGACTTCTATGAATTCCGATTGGACCTAATCTGCATCAAGtatatttgtgtatatatatatatatatatatattaataaaaaatgatcatagtataaaaatatatcatgttattttattttcatgtttcatatttcatattttaaataatggGCTTTGAgcaaaaaccaatatttttaccattttatttttattcttcttatttttatatatattttttcttgttattaaatttgataaaaaaattcataatcaaattgaagagaactcatcactaaaaaaaatctaataaagtATCAAATAAAGAATtacaataaattcattttattaaaatttattatataatatatattaggatttaaataaatttaataaaatttaaaataaaaacaatatatatcaaaaacttatattttatttaccaaaatctaatttaagattttattaaTAGGGATAATAGcattgattttatttcatattaaaggaatttgataaataattaattaaaaccgaaagaattaataacaatattggtcattttctttttagggatttattttaatatgggaaaaaaatttgagggcCTAACCTAAATTCATTGAATTcccatatattattattattatttgagaacAAAGTCTACTAAATTTTGTTAGTGACTAAGTGGTGACAAAGTATATAAATTGTGaattataatatacataaataGATCTTCATATTTCAAAGTGTTCGGTGCTTTCAATGTATcgaattaacaaaaatattgaaaacaatgacaataataattatttgatttatgaaaaaaaaatatatattttaaaatatttttaaatagacaaaaataataccaatttataaaatttgagataatttttttaatatatttttaaattaatgagtcaaaactcacttttccctatattttaatttaaaattttagtttattttcaagaatataaATATTCTTTGGTCATCCTGAGATGATGCCACTCccacaaaatttataaatttaaaaattattaataaaataaaagaatgagtATATAGTTTTACCCATATCAAACCCTATTAGTATCAAAGTATTGGAAATGTTGATAAGATTATGACCATCAATCACATTATCATCATCCTCGTAAGGTATATTTATACTCTAAAACCCTTATAATGAccaatatcataaaaaataaaaaataaaaaatgaaaaatttgacGCATGTTGAATGCTTGAGAGGCCTTGATCACCAAAAGCCCACTCCTTTTCAAACTTTGTTTTTCTTGCCCCTTcaagtttatatttttcattaaaaccaAACTTCACCTTAAAATGTCATTATTCACTAAATAAACTCAATTATAATTAcctatgaaataaaaatattaaaatataattaaaaataaataaagcattAATTCccatcatttgtttttttttttatcttttatatatttttttcaatatctaACTCTCttgttaattaaataataatatttataggaataaaaaaaaattaactatgaTGTTTTCATTCCCTATAAATAGAGTAGATTGTATAGTTTTTTAGATACCAACTTCCAAAGACAATTCAAAAGACAAGAGTGGGAGGGAggtttgaaaaattatttcaatggaTAATACTTAGAGAAAGGAGTTCAAAAccttttcaaatcttcaaaatgGACTTCaaggaaattttaattttttcaaagcCCCAAGCTTCAAGTTTTgatattgaaatttgaaagacCTTTTCCATTTGGGATCAAGTTTGCTCAAACCTTAGTCGGTGTTGTTCAAGTCAcatcaaaattgaaataaatccAAAGTTGAGTCACACCAAAAGCCCAAGTCATACTAAAGTGCAAGTCAAGGCTAACTCAAGGTAAGACTCCAAtcaaattaaaacttaaaactaaatcaaGTGAAACCTCAAATTAAGCTCAAACCATTTAACGTAGACTTGAAGCTCTTGTTTTTAACAacttagaaaaataaagaatctAGACAACAAGATAAAGACCATCATCCtttaaggctatatttggttgcctttatatatatatatgggttaCAATTCGTGTTGGTGGGTTGTGTTCGTATTATGTCAAAGTCGAGGTATTCTATCATATAGCTCAACTCAAACATGATACAAATGATAATTGtgttaaaaacataaatcgAATGCTATCAATTTGTGTCGGGTTGTGTTCATATTATATTAAACCCTAGGTATTCTACTATATAACTCAACCCAAACTTGACACAAGTAATAATCATGTCAAAAACATAAACCTAAGTACTACCTAATTATTAAACAGGTAACACATTATCTTGTAACATAtttaacctatttaataattaggtctttctatttaataattatgttgaattagttctatatatgtttatatgatTCACATCATAATATCGGGATATTGCGACGATATATCGTCGAAATATCTGTGTCGATGCATGTGGAAATGAAATTTTCCACAAAAATATCGATGGTCAACGCAGGAGCATCCACACTACCATTGGGGCAAATTTGTCCCTTGTTAATAATCTTGCaccatatatacatatattaaaagttttcatttacacaaaatattaaaacaatactttaaacaacaaattaattataattaaataaaaaaatttcatttaattaagtaacaaaaagtttttaatgtcattaatatattaattaaatattaaaaaattatacatttatcatcatttgtttgatatcatttaatacaattaaattaaatatatcataattttaatattaaatatattttaaaattaaacatattataatcaaatatcacaatattattatcgaataatatttgatataatttaataatcaatatatatatatattaatttcttcaacaaaataactttaaaatgtttattttacttctaatttcatttctaaaaactttattttacattttcaaaagttttgatcaattttaaatcaatccatattttatatcaaaatatccgtcgatatatccgtaaaatcgaactACCGATATATTAgtgattaccaatatttttatctttgtttaTGACTCAAttgacctatttatttaaaaataaattaaaaatgagacaaatatgaattaaatagtTTAATAACGAGATTATTAAATGAGTCAATTCagattaaatttatattatacaagttgataaaaaaattatatatttattaaacgATAGATTGACATGAATTTTATCCAAACTCATTTATATTTAACTCAAACCCACGAATATCATATTGGATTCATGTGATATTAGTGAATTGTATTAAACTTTGCAACCAAtatacatttaaaatatttgaatcatatatattatttataaataaataattaattatttactaattttttaaattattaaatgatttctaaataatattaaacatatttttaattggaatgcaatacaaattttattttaaataaatatagaatattaaaaaataatatatattttcattttattttttatttattttataaattaaatataatatattattagatATAGATCTTTTGGATATCATCTCCATTGAATATGATAACCGTCGGATATATTCATGAGATACCAATTGATTTTTTCGTACAATTGAAGGTAAGAAACAATGTCGGTTTATGAAAAcctcaaattttacaaaaacagTAAACTCATGAAAAAACCCATCAGTTTAAACTTCAAAGTTCGAAGTTACAATTTACAACTAAGCCATTTTCGGTTATTCACAGGGAAATCCCTGGGAAGAACACTGAGTAGAGGTaccctttgcttctcttcaatGGAGTCTTCTTCTTTGAGCTTTTTCTCCACACTGAAGCGTCCGTTAAGCACAGGTAGTAACATTAATAACTTCAAACCCAAAGGGGCTCTTGTGGAAGTCTCCGCCTGCTCTTACCAGAAGTTCCTTCACTTTGCTTTGGATGAAACCAAACGCCGCACCCATTTACTTCCTTCCCCTTTGCAGGTACTGTTTGGTTGCCTAGAGAATATTGGAATATGGGTTTGTTCTAGTTTTGAACTGCTTCAAGAAATGTGCCTTCACTTCTCTAGAAGGATGCTGAAATTTGAACTTAGTGTCTTCTTTGTATTGTCTTGTCATTAGCTTATTTGTCTTGATTTCAGATTTTGGTTCCATGTGTATTCAAATTCTTGGCTGAATGAGGGTTTGTTTACCCTCTCCACTTTTAAGCGTTTTTGCAAGTGGGTATTGAAATTAGAACTAGCTTGTGATCCTGTAAGCcctaatggattttttttatgattagtgTGATTCTGAGTGTGAATGGGTTCCATGTTCTATAATTAAAAGCAAATGCTTTTGATGTTGACCATTTGCTCTAAAAATCAATGCTAAGTGATGTggctaaaaaaaaatgtttggaatCAGAATAGTGGTGGTCATCTTTTACTTTGAAATGAGAACCAGAGATCACTGCATCTATTTTAGTACACATTTTGATATAAATTGTTAGATTATATAATACTCAGTCATAGATAATTATCAAACCGGGTTTAGGGTGCCAGAGTGtttgttttgccttttttttttcattttaatttctgGAAGTTTTGGAGTAATTAGCTTTACGTTACTGCAACTGAGTTGGGTTGTTCTTTCTCTTGGATTCCTTCTTGAGCAAACCAAGTCACGGATCAGTTAGCCAAACAAGGAGCAAAGTATATGGCCTCCTTTGTTGGAGATTTACTTTCCCCTTTCGGGTCCAATTTTTTTGCTCCTAGTTATGTGAGGGGTTTTTTATGGGGAGGGTCTAGTTTTTGTGGTTCTATTTCTTGGTCactttctaccattttttgtacATTTTTGAAGGATTGTTTATCCTTCTTGTATTTATCAACTGTTTGATGAATGAAaatgtttgtttctgataaaaaaattacctttacATTAGCAATATAGGGACTTGTTAGTTAAAGGAATGTATATGATTGCATAATTACATTATTGCTTGCAAGAAATGTTAAGATGCAAGATATATGCTTGACGTATGTGTATGTCTGAAATCATTGTAATGATtagtttattcattttttttctgttttaacCGTAAATGTGGATACTTAATGGCTTGAACACTTGGTCTTTTTACACTGAGGTCAGTTCATAAACCCTCCTTGGAACCCGTAGTCAACAGGTCATTGGCCATCATATATTGCATTATGTGTTCTTACTATGGTCTTAATTGTCTGTCAATATGTCAAGATCTCTGTCCTACCTCAAATATCTACAAGTGTGCATAGAGTTTATATCagttagtttttttcttttttcatggaGTCCTTCTCATCTGCTATTCTTCTCAACATTATGCTTTTATGACATAAGGAGAATTTCAATTCCATGATGGCCATGGATGGAAAAGCAAAGCTTCAAATGGTATCATTCCAAGCTCCCAAGATTAGACTCCTCCGTAATTTGAGCATTGAAGCTAGTGAAGGAATGCAGGTATTGTTCTTCAATATTTCTGTTGCTCATGTATTGTGACATTGTCTTTTATGGAGCGTGATTccattatattatttcatttaatttttttccttgtataaCTATTTGATGCAACTGTGGGAACTTGCAATTGCATGGACTTCCTATGATTTGGTGTAagaatatttctttaatgtgaCGTCAATAATTTAGTCTGCTCTAAGACTTCAGAATTATCAGAACAATTTTCACCAACTTTGATGGATGACATCATCCAcacagaattttattttataattatctgGGTACATTCATCATCTACTCATGATGTATGCATGTATCTTGGATTTCAAGAACCTTCATTGCGCTTTAGTCCCACACATGTTAGTCTCTTCACTAAGAGGTCGATTGGTTCCTGATCTACTATACTATCTTCTGTATTAGCATCCTCATTAGCTTGAGTTGGTTATATTGCAGCTTATTAGTTTCTTGATGCATGAGTTCTACTAATATCAGAATTCAGTATGCTATTCTTCTCTATGATTCTTTGttagaaatgattttatatGAAGGTCTATCCTAACTATCAAGCTAATCCAATATTGAACATGATGCCTGGATGGTTTGGGAACTCAGATGTGATCTTGATGAATGTGCTCATAGTCGAGAAAGGTAAGTTCATAAAATGACCAAGATATTATTATCATATAGATTTTCTCTGATGCATACAAGCAGAGATTTTCAGATTGGAAACCTTGAATTGCAATTCATTTGCTCAGACCTTGTGCTATAATAGTGTGTAGATTCTTTGTAATAAATATGTATGGTGTTCTTTGTCGTAATTCTGTCTTCAAAATATGTATGCAGATTTTGGATTTTGCTGTGTTCCCAGAACAAGAGTTTGATCTACCTATATTTTGCGCCAATTTTTTCA
Proteins encoded in this region:
- the LOC104879671 gene encoding F-box protein At3g07870 produces the protein MHLAQATTREEALVLIHWFHAKHRKSSLQLMKEHYRSPKAILEFPNRGRYDLENSCHGLLCFVKCGKEEEAFVSNPLKGEPLMLPRSIIVSRWPHLDRYGLGFDSSTKRYKIVRVFFRDFDRANQGYQLGAEVYTMGTTSSWREISQVPCYPLYKKGVYANGALHWLVNHEFSPDDLKSMVISFDFRQEEFKSIPHQEFSSKVSKWFELVDLRGYLGMVDFSLGTHIEIWKLKDYEKKEWVREYRIDIKPPHGVPINEYIEVVGLMEDGEILLKHYETLVAYNSKINGLRCIQILSGGLQMDTTQVYVYTGSLVSPSQ